A stretch of the Chitinophagaceae bacterium genome encodes the following:
- a CDS encoding sulfatase-like hydrolase/transferase: MLKYLQQLVSSITLLLIAGVKICGAQNTTKPNVIVILLDDSRSDTYSCNGAPSFFQTPNIDRIANEGVNFKNSFVVFSLCNPSRASLFTGLYANHHGAVNNVEMFYDYLPTISTVLNSAGYYTAFMGKYMNANDQDPVPQPGWDWWMARVGHGHSDADFNYNGVVKELEGHVTDVLTDSTIALINKVTEPFLIYVCYSATHSPTKPRDEEDGIFDDDVMPIPDNFEPYQINYPSFLGTEPFFSHDSAGLADDWRGYFEMMAGVDVGVSKILAALEAKQILDSTLVIFMSDNGFLMGEHYLQGKRLPHEPSMRIPIFMRYPAWFPAGSIVTDDMALNIDIAPTLFDLAGIPDTVASDGLSMHKLFDGSKSRTAFYYQATTVNEAAVNCRSVRSLEYKYNYYYCDEITEEFFDLVNDPAENTNLINDAAHQSLIEQYRIQLDSFKAALGDDIIEDISDCYLANSIPVGLNNDEDEIRSATEIFIYPNPASNAFELQLYSGDFAKPAEVMIYNMESMEVLRLTDVVFSPGVSHAIPTFNLPDGLYNILVRFESKVINKKILIVH; this comes from the coding sequence ATGTTGAAATACTTGCAACAACTCGTTTCATCCATTACATTGCTGCTTATTGCCGGTGTCAAGATATGTGGGGCCCAGAACACTACTAAGCCAAACGTTATCGTGATATTGCTGGACGACTCCCGTTCAGATACCTATAGCTGCAATGGAGCACCTTCTTTTTTTCAAACTCCCAATATTGACCGTATTGCCAATGAAGGGGTAAACTTTAAAAACTCCTTCGTCGTTTTTTCACTTTGTAACCCCAGCAGGGCAAGCCTTTTCACCGGCCTCTATGCCAATCACCACGGGGCGGTGAATAATGTCGAGATGTTCTATGACTACCTGCCTACCATTTCCACCGTGCTCAACAGCGCCGGATACTACACTGCATTTATGGGTAAATACATGAATGCAAATGATCAGGATCCGGTACCTCAGCCCGGATGGGATTGGTGGATGGCCAGGGTTGGCCACGGACATAGTGATGCTGATTTCAATTACAATGGTGTTGTTAAAGAACTCGAGGGTCATGTAACTGATGTGCTCACAGATTCTACCATTGCCCTCATCAACAAGGTTACGGAGCCATTTTTAATTTACGTATGTTATTCAGCAACTCATTCTCCAACGAAACCCCGCGATGAAGAAGATGGAATATTTGATGATGATGTAATGCCCATTCCGGATAATTTCGAACCCTATCAGATCAACTATCCGAGTTTTCTCGGTACCGAACCTTTCTTTTCACATGATTCTGCAGGCCTTGCTGATGATTGGCGCGGTTATTTTGAAATGATGGCCGGAGTGGATGTGGGTGTTTCAAAAATTTTAGCAGCACTTGAGGCAAAACAAATTCTCGACAGCACACTGGTCATCTTTATGAGTGATAACGGGTTCCTGATGGGTGAGCATTACCTGCAGGGAAAACGCCTGCCTCATGAGCCATCCATGCGCATACCCATATTTATGCGTTACCCTGCCTGGTTTCCTGCTGGCTCCATTGTTACTGATGATATGGCACTGAATATAGACATCGCACCTACACTCTTCGACCTTGCTGGAATTCCGGATACGGTTGCTTCGGATGGTCTTTCTATGCATAAGCTGTTTGATGGATCAAAGAGCAGAACCGCTTTTTATTACCAGGCCACTACCGTAAATGAAGCAGCAGTTAATTGCCGCTCGGTAAGAAGTCTGGAGTACAAATACAACTACTACTATTGTGATGAAATAACGGAAGAATTTTTCGACCTGGTTAACGATCCCGCAGAAAATACAAATCTCATCAATGATGCTGCCCATCAATCGCTCATTGAGCAATACCGCATCCAGCTTGATAGTTTCAAGGCAGCATTGGGAGACGATATTATCGAAGACATCAGCGATTGTTATCTTGCTAATTCGATACCAGTCGGACTCAATAACGATGAGGATGAAATACGATCAGCTACCGAAATTTTCATTTATCCAAATCCTGCCAGCAATGCCTTTGAACTTCAATTGTATTCAGGCGATTTTGCCAAGCCTGCGGAGGTGATGATTTACAATATGGAAAGCATGGAGGTACTCAGGCTTACTGATGTTGTTTTCTCTCCGGGTGTTTCGCATGCTATCCCAACTTTCAATTTGCCGGATGGATTGTACAACATCTTAGTTCGTTTTGAAAGTAAGGTGATCAATAAAAAAATATTGATTGTGCATTAA